Proteins from a single region of Punica granatum isolate Tunisia-2019 chromosome 8, ASM765513v2, whole genome shotgun sequence:
- the LOC116188592 gene encoding ABC transporter F family member 4 isoform X2, which yields MAEEEPLGTETTAPDPAAPDIEARIKTAMKSRVSHFKQQSDSLTFEGVRRLIEKDLGFEVHALDVHKRLIKQCLLECLEGSNDADASKDPGKTAPNVVSSDKGDAAESPERLESKKDIKEPSSESEDKMEDSPVMGLLTAREVTKSNKEMKGNGSKAEITESTILKAIRKRASYFKANAEKVTMAGVRRLLEEDLELDKRALDPHKAFIGEQLEKVLNPEAPKSRSKTEKETAKKGTQRKASKKVADGGGSESSNSEEEEKEEDEEEVKVRKKTAVKGRMQKSEGLKKRKTPPSKEAKTSSRKRIKPEQAASDSNTDMEDRGHASEGDESQSSAEKRSQKKEVSTPAYGKRVERLKSVIKSCAMSVPPSIYRKAKQVPEDKRESYLIKELEEILSKEGLSSNPSEKEIKEVKRRKERARELEGIDMSNIVSSSRRRTTSSYIPPPKPKIPVDSEGEESEDTDDEEGEDDDGDDEENGEGNDDSQSEDAGEEEEESD from the exons ATGGCGGAGGAGGAGCCACTCGGCACCGAGACAACTGCCCCCGACCCGGCGGCTCCAGACATTGAGGCCCGGATCAAGACCGCCATGAAGTCTCGTGTCTCCCACTTCAAGCAGCAGTCCGA TTCACTGACGTTTGAGGGTGTCCGGCGATTGATTGAGAAGGACTTAGGTTTCGAGGTGCATGCATTGGATGTGCATAAAAGATTAATAAAGCAGTGTTTACTGGAG TGCTTAGAAGGAAGTAATGATGCGGATGCCTCTAAGGATCCTGGGAAGACTGCACCAAATGTCGTATCCTCAGATAAAGGAGATGCAGCTGAATCACCTGAAAGACTGGAGTCAAAGAAAGACATCAAAGAACCTAGCTCTGAAAGTGAGGACAAAATGGAGGATTCTCCTGTAATGGGCCTGCTGACTGCACGTGAAGTTACTAAATCTAATAAGGAGATGAAGGGCAATGGAAGCAAAGCAGAGATTACTGAGAGCACAATCTTGAAAGCTATCAGGAAAAGAGCTTCTTATTTTAAAGCAAATGCAGA GAAGGTTACAATGGCTGGAGTCCGACGGCTTTTGGAGGAAGATCTTGAACTTGATAAACGTGCTTTGGATCCCCACAAAGCATTTATTGGTGAGCAACTGGAAAAG GTTCTAAATCCAGAAGCTCCTAAATCCAGAAGCAAGACTGAGAAAGAAACAGCTAAGAAAGGTACTCAAAGAAAAGCATCTAAAAAAGTTGCTGATGGAGGAGGTTCTGAGTCTTCAAACagcgaggaggaggagaaggaggaagatgaagaggaagtTAAGGTTAGAAAGAAAACAGCTGTTAAAGGAAGGATGCAGAAATCGGAAGGGCTGAAAAAGCGTAAAACTCCACCTTCTAAGGAGGCAAAGACATCCAGCAGGAAGCGTATCAAGCCTGAACAAGCAGCATCAGACAGCAATACTGACATGGAAGACCGTGGACATGCCTCTGAAGGAGATGAGTCTCAGTCATCTGCCGAGAAGCGCTCACAG AAGAAAGAAGTTTCAACTCCAGCGTATGGGAAACGGGTGGAGCGTCTTAAGTCAGTTATCAAGTCTTGTGCAATGAG CGTTCCGCCCTCAATTTATAGGAAAGCCAAGCAAGTGCCTGAGGATAAACGAGAATCTTACCTAATAAAGGAGCTTGAGGAGATTCTCTCGAAAGAAGGATTGTCATCGAATCCTTCTGAGAAAG AGATCAAGGAAGTGAAAAGGCGGAAGGAAAGAGCAAGAGAACTTGAAGGGATCGACATGAGCAATATTGTGTCAAGTTCGCGTAGAAGGACAACGTCTAGTTATATACCTCCTCCAAAGCCCAAAATTCCCGTGGACAGTGAGGGTGAGGAGTCCGAAGATACTGATGATGAAGAGggtgaagatgatgatggGGACGATGAAGAGAATGGTGAGGGCAATGATGACAGTCAAAGTGAGGATGCAGGTGAAG AAGAGGAGGAGAGTGATTGA
- the LOC116188592 gene encoding ABC transporter F family member 4 isoform X1, translating into MPKGIVASCYAVDLSGEAEIPISVGRKLEVANCRVKSWLYLSPMRVIASSVIAYCSLTFEGVRRLIEKDLGFEVHALDVHKRLIKQCLLECLEGSNDADASKDPGKTAPNVVSSDKGDAAESPERLESKKDIKEPSSESEDKMEDSPVMGLLTAREVTKSNKEMKGNGSKAEITESTILKAIRKRASYFKANAEKVTMAGVRRLLEEDLELDKRALDPHKAFIGEQLEKVLNPEAPKSRSKTEKETAKKGTQRKASKKVADGGGSESSNSEEEEKEEDEEEVKVRKKTAVKGRMQKSEGLKKRKTPPSKEAKTSSRKRIKPEQAASDSNTDMEDRGHASEGDESQSSAEKRSQKKEVSTPAYGKRVERLKSVIKSCAMSVPPSIYRKAKQVPEDKRESYLIKELEEILSKEGLSSNPSEKEIKEVKRRKERARELEGIDMSNIVSSSRRRTTSSYIPPPKPKIPVDSEGEESEDTDDEEGEDDDGDDEENGEGNDDSQSEDAGEEEEESD; encoded by the exons ATGCCAAAAGGTATTGTTGCTTCGTGCTACGCTGTGGATTTGTCTGGAGAGGCAGAAATTCCCATATCGGTTGGCAGAAAATTAGAAGTTGCCAACTGCAGGGTCAAGTCTTGGCTGTACCTGTCACCAATGAGGGTGATTGCAAGCTCCGTCATCGCTTATTG TTCACTGACGTTTGAGGGTGTCCGGCGATTGATTGAGAAGGACTTAGGTTTCGAGGTGCATGCATTGGATGTGCATAAAAGATTAATAAAGCAGTGTTTACTGGAG TGCTTAGAAGGAAGTAATGATGCGGATGCCTCTAAGGATCCTGGGAAGACTGCACCAAATGTCGTATCCTCAGATAAAGGAGATGCAGCTGAATCACCTGAAAGACTGGAGTCAAAGAAAGACATCAAAGAACCTAGCTCTGAAAGTGAGGACAAAATGGAGGATTCTCCTGTAATGGGCCTGCTGACTGCACGTGAAGTTACTAAATCTAATAAGGAGATGAAGGGCAATGGAAGCAAAGCAGAGATTACTGAGAGCACAATCTTGAAAGCTATCAGGAAAAGAGCTTCTTATTTTAAAGCAAATGCAGA GAAGGTTACAATGGCTGGAGTCCGACGGCTTTTGGAGGAAGATCTTGAACTTGATAAACGTGCTTTGGATCCCCACAAAGCATTTATTGGTGAGCAACTGGAAAAG GTTCTAAATCCAGAAGCTCCTAAATCCAGAAGCAAGACTGAGAAAGAAACAGCTAAGAAAGGTACTCAAAGAAAAGCATCTAAAAAAGTTGCTGATGGAGGAGGTTCTGAGTCTTCAAACagcgaggaggaggagaaggaggaagatgaagaggaagtTAAGGTTAGAAAGAAAACAGCTGTTAAAGGAAGGATGCAGAAATCGGAAGGGCTGAAAAAGCGTAAAACTCCACCTTCTAAGGAGGCAAAGACATCCAGCAGGAAGCGTATCAAGCCTGAACAAGCAGCATCAGACAGCAATACTGACATGGAAGACCGTGGACATGCCTCTGAAGGAGATGAGTCTCAGTCATCTGCCGAGAAGCGCTCACAG AAGAAAGAAGTTTCAACTCCAGCGTATGGGAAACGGGTGGAGCGTCTTAAGTCAGTTATCAAGTCTTGTGCAATGAG CGTTCCGCCCTCAATTTATAGGAAAGCCAAGCAAGTGCCTGAGGATAAACGAGAATCTTACCTAATAAAGGAGCTTGAGGAGATTCTCTCGAAAGAAGGATTGTCATCGAATCCTTCTGAGAAAG AGATCAAGGAAGTGAAAAGGCGGAAGGAAAGAGCAAGAGAACTTGAAGGGATCGACATGAGCAATATTGTGTCAAGTTCGCGTAGAAGGACAACGTCTAGTTATATACCTCCTCCAAAGCCCAAAATTCCCGTGGACAGTGAGGGTGAGGAGTCCGAAGATACTGATGATGAAGAGggtgaagatgatgatggGGACGATGAAGAGAATGGTGAGGGCAATGATGACAGTCAAAGTGAGGATGCAGGTGAAG AAGAGGAGGAGAGTGATTGA